In Anguilla rostrata isolate EN2019 chromosome 1, ASM1855537v3, whole genome shotgun sequence, a genomic segment contains:
- the cd79a gene encoding B-cell antigen receptor complex-associated protein alpha chain: MILRSILLLLWCADVTHGNLDKVTLYKDQPLLRAEVSSTAQLLCCYNGSAVKHVWVVTVTGRVNNGTNYNSTTRKVEIDEVRLSQPETNVTRDGTPCHMLEVKEVHPNDTGLYRCLLSGTGPHTHTYTHGTYLQVYMRTSKILNISESAKNRIILTEAILLLLCVLVPGIPLLFKKKKLNELEKKKNTEEEENIYEGLNLDDFTSTYHQIQRSQVCSPYQDVDNVQGEDFQLEKP, from the exons ATGATCCTCAGAAGCatcctcctccttctgtggtGCGCTG ATGTTACCCATGGCAACCTGGATAAAGTTACGCTTTACAAAGATCAGCCTTTGTTGCGGGCCGAGGTCTCCAGCACAGCTCAACTGCTGTGCTGTTATAACGGGTCCGCGGTTAAGCACGTATGGGTGGTTACTGTCACCGGGCGCGTGAACAACGGGACCAATTACAACAGCACGACTCGCAAAGTGGAGATCGACGAAGTTAGGCTGAGTCAGCCCGAAACAAACGTAACGCGTGATGGGACACCGTGTCACATGCTCGAGGTGAAAGAGGTGCACCCGAATGACACTGGGCTCTACCGGTGCCTCCTCAGCGGCACCGGCCCGCATacccacacctacacccacGGAACCTACCTGCAGGTCTACA TGCGAACGTCCAAGATTCTGAACATCAGCGAGAGCGCCAAGAACAGGATCATCCTGACCGAGGCGATCCTGCTCCTCCTGTGTGTGCTAGTGCCCGGAATCCCGCTTTTGTTCAAG aaaaagaaactcaATGAGctggaaaagaagaagaacacggaagaggaagagaacatTTACGAG GGACTGAACCTGGACGACTTCACCTCCACCTACCACCAGATCCAGCGCTCCCAGGTTTGCAGCCCCTACCAGGATGTGGACAATGTGCAAGGGGAAGACTTTCAGCTGGAGAAACCGTAA